GACCCCGTAGCGCACACGTGCTGACACCTGACGGACATCGCCAGCGGACAGCAGATGCGCCCCGGCCAGCTGGCTCCCCGCTGGACCGCTGCCATCGTTTCGTTCATGCACTGCCAGAAGGGGACCTGCTGCCGGGGGCAGTACTTGCGCACGTCCAGCAGCTTGGCCTCCCGGGAGCCTGGTTCGGAGGCGATGCGTGCCAGCGATAGCTGcgggaaaaagagagaaataatACACTCATGTAGGTTAGCATGGGGTAACGCTATAAATGCAGTCGCGATTAGTAGCCCACGCAACAGTTCCAGTTGCAGAGCCGGAAGTTAAGAGGTCGAGCAATGTTTTGCCCAGCGTGTAGGTTGATCCTGTTAGCTGCCTGCCTGCTGTCGACAGGTTTAAGTGAGGATCGTTTAACATTCGCAGCAGCATCGCCTAGTGTCAATTCCATTCAAAAGTATGGACGACATGTGTGCAATGCTGTTGAGATTGCGAGTGAATTGTTCGTTACAACTGCTGCTTGTTTAGTCTCAAGCAAGCCATCGGAATTGCAGTTGATCAGCACAAAAGACTCACGAATGGTTCCATCGAAGGCACAGTGTAATGTAACTAGATATGAGCTACATCCGAAGTATAGTTTTCTGAGTCACAATATAGGACTAATGGAAGTGAAGTGTGAAGACATCCATCGATCGTGGACACGAAATACCTTTAAAAATGATGTGAAAAATGGAGATTATCTAACACTTGTAGGAGTCGATAAGTCTCTTCAGAAAGTGAATGTTCGCATGAAGCTGCAAAAGTGCTGGGTATGTCAAAAAGAATACGGAGTGTTTGATTGTGGGCGACAGATATGTCTCAAGCCAGAAGGAAAAGACATCGAAAAGGTGCAAACAATTGAGGTAGGTTCAGCAGAAAAAATAACTCCATAATGGAAAACTTTGTAACATATGATGAATGTCTCTCGCTGATACAACAGGGTCTTCCAGGGGCCGCTATATTCAACCAGAACCGTGAGCTGATGGGCATCTTGTCGTATGGATTCGCCACTGGTAGCTTTGTCGCAGAAAGCGTACGTTACTATAAACTGTTTCTGGAAAAGACGAGGCAATCCTTCTACACTGATAACAATGTTGTAGATCAGGGGTCGGCAACCATTTCAATATAAGGAACCGCGCAGCTATAGTAAAATTGTAAGATGAGGGCAAGAAAAACGATAGTGCAGTAGGTAACAGTTGTTAAATATGGGCCGATATGATCCCACGAGCATGTTTTAAAGTCACATGAGTTGACGACAATGGGACCGAGAATCAGTTTTAGGATCTATTCAATacctgtatgtgtatgtattgCTTCGAATCACGGACACTAATGGCATTTTTGGTATGTCATGTTTTCCGCATTAttagcatttaaaaaaatcctgcCTCGAATTCCGGACAGAATTAAACACGGGTTTTAATGAAATACAGAGCATAATTTGATAACTACTTCTACAATAGATTCCGATGTATTCCATTGCACGTGGACGAGATTAATAGGTACTAGCGAAGAAATTACACAGCTAAGAATGCCTGATTGATCAACAGAAAATATTCACTTACTGTGACATCAGGACCTACAGAGTTCAgacacatttttaattgattttagtACAGCATGGCATTTAtataaaattgaaaagcgtTATTGGACTAGATATaaagaaatcaaataaaaacatgatatGTGTCTGGAGTTTGAAGCTATCCGTAATTTGAATCATAACGGTACATAAAATGACCCTCGATGAACATAAAATTAAGATTGTGAGCATTCTAGTATTGGCTCTTAAGGGTGTTGGATAATCTGGAGTGGAATCGTGAATgcactccgactccggatctGGAAAATGGAAGACGACCCTGGGCCAAAACAGGATTTAACTCCACAACTCCAACCGAGTCCGATTGGATCCGGATTTTAAACTACAGTAAAATCAGGAGTAACTCCGAATCCAACTCCGAGTCAGCCTGGACCCGGATCAATCCAACTTCGTGGAAAAAATGCAATCTATCCATCAATAGTTCCTTACTAGGAAGTCCGTTTAATTAATGTTTCGGTACAGTTTTTGCCAAAACTTtatatctctctatctctcaagTTCAATATCAAAGATATTCATATCTTTAGGGGCGCCACAAATGTGGTCCCTAATTTTTTAAGAAGATACGCAACACGCTTTGCGAACTACGTTTTGGTAGAGTTCGGtttattcgtttttcttttaagcCGCGGAACGGTGAGTTCGGGAGAGACGCGAAAATTACTGT
This genomic interval from Anopheles merus strain MAF chromosome 3L, AmerM5.1, whole genome shotgun sequence contains the following:
- the LOC121599253 gene encoding uncharacterized protein LOC121599253 — encoded protein: MKLQKCWVCQKEYGVFDCGRQICLKPEGKDIEKVQTIEGLPGAAIFNQNRELMGILSYGFATGSFVAESVRYYKLFLEKTRQSFYTDNNVVDQGSATISI